A region of Aquarana catesbeiana isolate 2022-GZ linkage group LG08, ASM4218655v1, whole genome shotgun sequence DNA encodes the following proteins:
- the LOC141104842 gene encoding uncharacterized protein isoform X2 encodes MDEKQSHMTEKILNLTLEIIYLLTGESFPLLKSGDHMTITVPPCDSLKPERHNMEKILEVTKKMMELLTGEIGILTDNIVVKEEYKEEYEEYGVMELFEDQKDMLELPSSRNPSERCPRPLYSRDSTQEGHTIPHHHQGEDLMNMKAEGEVEETYVRDDQQYKEEAGMTRTFIEEDTPTEISTGHAMEKPSKDRLTLSPVCKMEDEDITGDCGGEKTMSSTMDGGLHSVDRPWNPSDSEQPRTVRDGAGIQGKKKFTCPECLESFTSEIRLTVHLRSHTGEKLYPCSECGKCFLHRSELVTHYRSHTGEKPYSCTECGKCFSQKTHLSRHQKLHTGEKPYSCPECGKCYPRKSDVVIHQRSHTGEKPYSCPECGKLFSQRANLSNHVRLHKGEKPYSCSVCGKCFSRRNNLSVHQRSHTGEKPYSCPVCGKLFSQKCNLKTHVRSHVAEKLFSCPECGKCYPKKSELVKHQKSHTEGEAEFHP; translated from the exons ATGGATGAAAAgcagagtcacatgactgagaagatactaaacctcaccctggagatcatctacctgctgaccggagag AGTTTTCCTcttctgaagtcaggtgatcatatgaccatcacagtgcctccatgtgactccctaaaacctgagagacacaacatggagaagattctagaagtcaccaagaagatgatggagctgctgacaggagag ATTGGAATCCTCAcggataatattgttgttaaagaagagtataaagaagaGTATGAGGAGTATGGTGTGATGGAGCTTTTTGAAGACCAGAAGGACATGTTGGAGCTGCCTAGTAGcagaaacccatcagagagatgtccccgtcctctgtattcccgggattccacacaggaaggtcacaccatccctcaccatcatcag ggtgaagatctgatgaacatgaaagctgagggtgaagtagaagagacgtatgtgagggatgatcagcaatataaggaggaggctggaatgacgaggacattcatagaggaggacactcctacagagatcagcacag gacacgccatggagaaaccctcaaaggatcgtctcactttatctccagtttgtaaaatggaagatgaggacatcacaggagattgtggaggagaaaagacaatgagctccactatggatggtggacttcacagtgtggatagaccatggaatccctctgactctgagcaacctcgtactgtgagggatggtgccgggaTTCAGGGGAAGAAAAAGTTTACTTGCCCGGAATGTTTGGAAAGTTTTACCTCTGAAATAAGGCTTACTGTACATctgagatctcacacaggtgaaaaACTTTatccctgttctgagtgcgggaaatgctttctTCATAGATCAGAACTTGTCACACATtacagatctcacacaggtgagaagccgtattcctgcactgagtgcggaaaatgtttttcacaaaagacccatctttccagacatcagaaattacatacaggagaaaagccatattcctgccccgagtgtgggaaatgttacCCCCGGAAATCAGACGTGGTTATACACcaaaggtctcacacgggggagaagccttaCTCCTGCCCCGAGTGTGGGAAGCTTTTTTCTCAGAGGGCCAATCTTTCCAATCATGTGAGATTGCACaagggggaaaagccgtattcctgttccgtgtgcgggaaatgtttttcacggagaAACAACCTCTCTgtgcatcagagatctcacacgggggagaagccgtattcctgccccgtGTGCGGGAAACTATTTTCGCAGAAGTGCAATCTTAAAACGCACGTGCGGTCTCACGTGGCAGAAAAGCTgttttcctgccctgagtgcgggaaatgttatccGAAGAAATCAGAACTTGTCAAACATCAAAAATCTCACACTGAGGGAGAAGCCGAGTTCCATCCCTGA
- the LOC141104938 gene encoding gastrula zinc finger protein XlCGF66.1-like, with protein sequence MTTLIRMDEERHHMTEKILNLTLEIIYLLTGECFPHLKSGDHMTITVPPCDSLKLEKTNMEKILEVTHKIIELLTGEVPIRCQDANNCYSLEEWEHFEGQRDLFNIVKMENHPPLTSPDGSSNGNPPERCPPPLYSRDSTQEGHTIPHHHQMLFSAILLA encoded by the exons ATGACCACATTAATAAGGATGGATGAGGAACGGCATCACATGAccgagaagatactaaacctcaccctggagatcatctacctgctgactggagag TGTTTCCCTCatctgaagtcaggtgatcatatgaccatcacagtgcctccatgtgactccctaaaacttGAGAAGACAAACATGGAGAAGATTTTAGAAGTCACCCACAAGATtattgagctgctgacaggagag gttcctataaggtgtcaggatgccAATAACTGTTACTCCTTGGAAGAGTGGGAGCATTTTGAAGGACAAAGGGACCTCTTCAACATTGTTAAGATGGAGAATCatccgcccctcacatcaccgg atggatccagtaatgggaacccaccagagagatgtcctcctcctctgtattcccgggattccacacaggaaggtcacaccatccctcaccatcatcag atgttattttctgccattctgttggcTTAG
- the LOC141104842 gene encoding uncharacterized protein isoform X1, which translates to MVIHTYIVWKPRLTSSGETPKRMDEKQSHMTEKILNLTLEIIYLLTGESFPLLKSGDHMTITVPPCDSLKPERHNMEKILEVTKKMMELLTGEIGILTDNIVVKEEYKEEYEEYGVMELFEDQKDMLELPSSRNPSERCPRPLYSRDSTQEGHTIPHHHQGEDLMNMKAEGEVEETYVRDDQQYKEEAGMTRTFIEEDTPTEISTGHAMEKPSKDRLTLSPVCKMEDEDITGDCGGEKTMSSTMDGGLHSVDRPWNPSDSEQPRTVRDGAGIQGKKKFTCPECLESFTSEIRLTVHLRSHTGEKLYPCSECGKCFLHRSELVTHYRSHTGEKPYSCTECGKCFSQKTHLSRHQKLHTGEKPYSCPECGKCYPRKSDVVIHQRSHTGEKPYSCPECGKLFSQRANLSNHVRLHKGEKPYSCSVCGKCFSRRNNLSVHQRSHTGEKPYSCPVCGKLFSQKCNLKTHVRSHVAEKLFSCPECGKCYPKKSELVKHQKSHTEGEAEFHP; encoded by the exons atggtgatacacacatatatagtgtggaaacctagattaacatcttcagg GGAAACCCCGAAAAGGATGGATGAAAAgcagagtcacatgactgagaagatactaaacctcaccctggagatcatctacctgctgaccggagag AGTTTTCCTcttctgaagtcaggtgatcatatgaccatcacagtgcctccatgtgactccctaaaacctgagagacacaacatggagaagattctagaagtcaccaagaagatgatggagctgctgacaggagag ATTGGAATCCTCAcggataatattgttgttaaagaagagtataaagaagaGTATGAGGAGTATGGTGTGATGGAGCTTTTTGAAGACCAGAAGGACATGTTGGAGCTGCCTAGTAGcagaaacccatcagagagatgtccccgtcctctgtattcccgggattccacacaggaaggtcacaccatccctcaccatcatcag ggtgaagatctgatgaacatgaaagctgagggtgaagtagaagagacgtatgtgagggatgatcagcaatataaggaggaggctggaatgacgaggacattcatagaggaggacactcctacagagatcagcacag gacacgccatggagaaaccctcaaaggatcgtctcactttatctccagtttgtaaaatggaagatgaggacatcacaggagattgtggaggagaaaagacaatgagctccactatggatggtggacttcacagtgtggatagaccatggaatccctctgactctgagcaacctcgtactgtgagggatggtgccgggaTTCAGGGGAAGAAAAAGTTTACTTGCCCGGAATGTTTGGAAAGTTTTACCTCTGAAATAAGGCTTACTGTACATctgagatctcacacaggtgaaaaACTTTatccctgttctgagtgcgggaaatgctttctTCATAGATCAGAACTTGTCACACATtacagatctcacacaggtgagaagccgtattcctgcactgagtgcggaaaatgtttttcacaaaagacccatctttccagacatcagaaattacatacaggagaaaagccatattcctgccccgagtgtgggaaatgttacCCCCGGAAATCAGACGTGGTTATACACcaaaggtctcacacgggggagaagccttaCTCCTGCCCCGAGTGTGGGAAGCTTTTTTCTCAGAGGGCCAATCTTTCCAATCATGTGAGATTGCACaagggggaaaagccgtattcctgttccgtgtgcgggaaatgtttttcacggagaAACAACCTCTCTgtgcatcagagatctcacacgggggagaagccgtattcctgccccgtGTGCGGGAAACTATTTTCGCAGAAGTGCAATCTTAAAACGCACGTGCGGTCTCACGTGGCAGAAAAGCTgttttcctgccctgagtgcgggaaatgttatccGAAGAAATCAGAACTTGTCAAACATCAAAAATCTCACACTGAGGGAGAAGCCGAGTTCCATCCCTGA